A region from the Halosolutus gelatinilyticus genome encodes:
- a CDS encoding ABC transporter substrate-binding protein: protein MHEDDSVRGGSTRRETIAYGGAIVGGGLLAGCLGADDPSSEPTDGTDGDSDEDGSYTAEISPVGEVTFESPPETVFTRLTHHADMAFALGRGDGINAMHAPEYYDGLWNQFVERLPGVSLDWSGLYSSWEVDKEKLYELDSDIHLADPAWVTQLSSWSRADVEEIADNVGPWFGNSLSDRHQEPPEEWADDYEYYGLWEQFELVAEAFREQERYEALAAVRGELLSTIESGLPPESERPTAVMITSADRELIWTYTLNNPGFLTAHTRPLGPRDAFDGAIESESAADFETLLEADPDVLLYLGGMLPDVDMAETRAWLESDPVASEITAVRNDRVYAQGARYQGPILNLFQLEMTAKQLFPEAFGEWPTYDDGPYPEIPEDERLFDRQRVADAINGDV from the coding sequence ATGCACGAAGACGACTCGGTTCGCGGGGGATCGACGAGAAGGGAGACGATCGCGTACGGCGGTGCGATCGTCGGGGGCGGGTTGCTCGCCGGCTGTCTCGGCGCCGACGATCCCAGTTCGGAACCGACCGACGGAACGGACGGCGACTCCGACGAGGACGGGAGCTACACGGCCGAAATCTCTCCGGTCGGCGAGGTCACCTTCGAATCGCCGCCGGAGACCGTATTCACCCGGCTCACACACCACGCCGACATGGCGTTTGCGCTCGGTCGCGGGGACGGGATCAATGCTATGCACGCCCCGGAGTACTACGACGGGTTGTGGAACCAGTTCGTCGAGCGGCTTCCGGGGGTCTCGCTCGACTGGTCCGGACTCTACTCCTCGTGGGAGGTAGACAAGGAGAAGCTCTACGAACTCGACAGCGACATCCATCTCGCGGATCCGGCGTGGGTCACGCAGCTTTCCAGCTGGTCTCGCGCCGACGTCGAGGAGATCGCCGACAACGTCGGGCCGTGGTTCGGCAACTCGCTCAGCGATCGCCACCAGGAGCCGCCCGAGGAGTGGGCCGACGACTACGAGTACTACGGGCTCTGGGAGCAGTTCGAACTCGTCGCCGAGGCGTTTCGGGAGCAAGAGCGCTACGAGGCGCTGGCCGCCGTCCGCGGCGAGTTGCTCTCGACGATCGAGTCCGGTCTCCCGCCGGAATCGGAACGGCCGACGGCGGTCATGATCACCTCCGCCGACAGGGAGCTGATCTGGACGTACACGCTGAACAATCCCGGATTCCTGACTGCGCACACGCGGCCGCTCGGCCCCCGTGACGCCTTCGACGGCGCGATCGAATCGGAGTCGGCCGCCGACTTCGAGACACTGCTCGAGGCCGATCCCGACGTGCTCCTCTACCTCGGCGGGATGCTCCCGGACGTGGACATGGCCGAGACGAGGGCGTGGCTCGAATCCGATCCGGTCGCGTCGGAGATTACCGCGGTTCGAAACGATCGCGTCTACGCGCAGGGGGCCCGGTACCAGGGGCCGATTCTGAACCTCTTCCAGCTGGAGATGACGGCCAAACAGCTGTTCCCGGAGGCGTTCGGCGAGTGGCCGACCTACGACGACGGACCGTATCCGGAGATTCCCGAGGACGAGCGGCTGTTCGATCGGCAGCGGGTCGCGGACGCTATCAACGGCGACGTCTGA
- a CDS encoding HEAT repeat domain-containing protein: MDDSLDPSSIRELTEHLKAGTPEDVRECLDAFLRTEPERRKQLLRALRSIADDQPSTVCPYAPGFVRFLTDEDRSVRLTTAKLFVALARGNPDAVVAAVGPLADRVADPDEFYYVRSRTAEALGYVAIEHPAEVATPELLADLRIGLSFDEPEVKEKLAKALAHVALGDPGRLCHQISTFAEHLDDEDELVRYHLCTAIVAVGCEHPKTLVDAVDELAARLGDDCTHVRGRAAEALGLLARTGVDPTGVPDDRLVAMVDAEDEPFAIDRARYALAALDDGPPDGECGDAIGSVAAIREHTDDVVAEVTTADGGECPRCELALPKSAPPVCPRCGTPY, translated from the coding sequence ATGGACGACTCCCTCGATCCATCATCGATCCGCGAACTGACCGAGCACCTCAAGGCGGGGACGCCCGAGGATGTCCGCGAGTGCCTCGATGCGTTTCTGCGGACGGAACCCGAACGACGAAAGCAACTGCTCCGTGCGCTCCGATCGATCGCCGACGACCAGCCCTCGACAGTCTGCCCGTACGCACCCGGCTTCGTCCGGTTTCTGACCGACGAGGACCGATCGGTTCGCCTGACGACCGCGAAACTGTTCGTCGCGCTCGCGAGGGGGAACCCGGACGCCGTCGTCGCCGCGGTCGGCCCGCTGGCCGATCGGGTCGCCGACCCGGACGAGTTCTACTACGTTCGATCGCGAACTGCGGAAGCGCTCGGGTACGTCGCGATCGAGCACCCCGCGGAGGTCGCCACGCCCGAACTGCTCGCCGACCTCCGTATCGGACTCTCGTTCGACGAACCGGAGGTGAAGGAGAAACTGGCGAAGGCGCTGGCACACGTCGCGCTGGGCGATCCCGGTCGGTTGTGCCACCAGATTTCGACTTTCGCCGAGCACCTCGACGACGAGGACGAACTGGTCCGGTATCACCTCTGTACGGCGATCGTCGCGGTCGGTTGCGAGCATCCGAAGACGCTGGTCGACGCCGTCGACGAACTCGCGGCACGGCTCGGTGACGACTGCACGCACGTTCGCGGCCGCGCGGCCGAAGCCCTCGGATTGCTCGCTCGGACGGGCGTCGATCCGACGGGGGTTCCGGACGATCGGCTCGTGGCGATGGTCGACGCGGAAGACGAACCGTTTGCGATCGACCGCGCGCGGTACGCACTTGCCGCCCTGGACGACGGACCGCCCGACGGCGAGTGCGGCGACGCGATCGGATCGGTCGCGGCGATTCGAGAGCACACCGACGACGTCGTCGCGGAGGTCACGACGGCCGACGGGGGCGAATGTCCGCGGTGCGAGCTCGCACTACCCAAGAGCGCGCCCCCGGTGTGTCCGCGGTGCGGCACTCCGTACTGA
- a CDS encoding WD40/YVTN/BNR-like repeat-containing protein has protein sequence MTIGYLAMRDRLLAFESETTNGWKTTAALEGYDLECVAASPERPDRSFVGTFENGLFRSRDGGETFEPIDTGIDSEAVMSVAISPRDPDVVYVGTEPSRVSRSADGGDTWTRLEGLTDLPSESEWFFPPRPHTHHVRWMAVDPFDPDRLYVGIEAGAFVLSIDGGETWRERPPGSRWDNHSLATHPDREGLVYSAAGDGFAVSRDGGESWDHPQEGLDHRYCWSVVPDAADPDAVLVSSARGASSAHSASRAESYVYRKRGDDRWERLDGRGLPTGEGVVRTVFDAAGEDGVVYGANNRGLFATESFGDRWERVPIEWDEDFETQAPRGLAVV, from the coding sequence ATGACGATCGGCTACCTCGCGATGCGCGATCGACTCCTCGCTTTCGAGAGCGAGACGACGAACGGATGGAAGACGACGGCCGCCCTCGAGGGGTACGACCTCGAGTGCGTCGCGGCGTCCCCCGAACGCCCCGATCGATCGTTCGTCGGAACGTTCGAGAACGGACTCTTCCGGAGCCGCGACGGCGGCGAGACGTTCGAACCGATCGACACGGGAATCGATAGCGAAGCCGTGATGAGCGTCGCGATCAGCCCCCGCGACCCCGACGTCGTCTACGTCGGTACCGAACCGAGTCGCGTCTCCCGCTCCGCAGACGGCGGCGACACGTGGACCCGTCTCGAGGGGCTGACCGACCTTCCCTCCGAATCGGAGTGGTTCTTCCCGCCGCGCCCGCACACCCACCACGTCCGCTGGATGGCGGTGGACCCGTTCGATCCCGATCGGCTCTACGTCGGCATCGAGGCCGGCGCGTTCGTGCTGAGCATCGACGGCGGGGAGACCTGGCGGGAGCGACCGCCGGGCTCGCGTTGGGACAACCACAGCCTGGCGACCCACCCCGATCGCGAGGGGCTGGTCTACTCGGCGGCGGGCGACGGCTTCGCCGTCAGCCGCGACGGCGGCGAGTCCTGGGATCACCCGCAAGAGGGTCTCGACCACCGCTATTGCTGGAGCGTCGTCCCCGATGCCGCCGATCCGGACGCGGTGCTCGTCTCGAGCGCCCGCGGCGCCTCGAGCGCTCACTCCGCGAGCCGAGCCGAATCGTACGTCTACCGGAAGCGCGGCGACGATCGCTGGGAGCGCCTCGACGGGCGCGGACTGCCGACGGGCGAGGGCGTCGTTCGGACCGTGTTCGACGCGGCCGGCGAGGACGGCGTCGTCTACGGGGCGAACAACCGCGGCCTGTTCGCGACCGAGAGCTTCGGCGATCGCTGGGAGCGCGTTCCGATCGAGTGGGACGAGGACTTCGAGACGCAGGCGCCGCGGGGGCTGGCCGTCGTGTGA
- a CDS encoding aldehyde dehydrogenase family protein, translated as MSQQRQVYGHHIGGEWTDGSGSETFASENPATGEELARFRRATATDVDAALAAAEDAVDEWRSLSHIDRAEYLWDIYHELRDRTEELGEIVTKECGKEISEGRADVIEAYHMVEWAAANARHPHGDVIPSEIASKDAYMRRKPRGVVGCVTPWNFPVAIPFWHMAIALVEGNTVVWKPAEQTPWCGQIIAEMFADAGVPDGVFNMIQGFGDAGAAITDDERVDTVLFTGSAEVGHEIASKVGGEPGKLAACEMGGKNGIIVADDADLDVAVHSAVMSSFKTTGQRCVSSERLIVHEDVYDEFTERFVDIAEDVTVGDPLDEDTFMGPAIEADHVEKIHRHNELAREEGAEVLVDRAKLGDEEIPAGHEDGAAAAADGERSGSFANGHWVGPFVYEIDYDPDLRCLKEECFGPHVALLKYSGGMDRALEIHNDTNYGLAGAIISEDYRKIHRFRDEAEIGLAYANLPCIGAEVHLPFGGVKQSGNGYPSAREVIEAVTERTAFTLNNSTDIEMAQGLSADITTGDD; from the coding sequence ATGAGCCAGCAACGACAGGTGTACGGCCACCACATCGGCGGCGAGTGGACCGACGGGAGCGGATCCGAGACGTTCGCGAGCGAGAACCCGGCGACCGGCGAGGAGCTCGCGCGGTTCCGGCGCGCCACCGCGACGGACGTCGACGCGGCGCTCGCGGCCGCCGAAGACGCCGTCGACGAGTGGCGATCGCTCTCCCACATCGATCGGGCGGAGTACCTCTGGGACATCTACCACGAACTGCGCGACCGCACCGAGGAACTGGGCGAGATCGTCACCAAGGAGTGCGGTAAGGAGATCTCTGAGGGGAGAGCCGACGTCATCGAGGCGTACCACATGGTCGAGTGGGCCGCGGCAAACGCCCGCCACCCCCACGGCGACGTGATCCCGAGCGAGATCGCCAGCAAGGATGCGTACATGCGACGCAAACCCCGCGGCGTCGTCGGCTGCGTCACGCCGTGGAACTTCCCTGTCGCGATCCCGTTCTGGCACATGGCGATCGCGCTGGTCGAGGGGAACACGGTCGTCTGGAAGCCGGCCGAGCAGACGCCGTGGTGCGGCCAGATCATCGCCGAGATGTTCGCGGACGCCGGGGTTCCCGACGGCGTGTTCAACATGATTCAGGGCTTCGGCGACGCCGGCGCGGCGATCACCGACGACGAGCGCGTCGACACCGTCCTCTTTACCGGCTCGGCGGAGGTCGGCCACGAGATCGCGAGCAAGGTCGGCGGCGAACCCGGCAAGCTCGCGGCCTGCGAGATGGGCGGCAAGAACGGCATCATCGTCGCCGACGACGCCGACCTCGACGTGGCCGTCCACTCGGCCGTGATGTCGAGTTTCAAGACGACCGGCCAGCGCTGCGTCTCGAGCGAGCGCCTGATCGTTCACGAGGACGTCTACGACGAGTTCACGGAGCGCTTCGTCGACATCGCCGAGGACGTCACCGTGGGCGACCCCCTCGACGAGGACACGTTCATGGGGCCCGCGATCGAGGCCGACCACGTCGAGAAGATCCACCGGCACAACGAACTCGCGCGGGAGGAAGGCGCCGAGGTACTCGTCGATCGAGCGAAACTCGGCGACGAGGAGATTCCGGCGGGCCACGAGGACGGGGCGGCTGCTGCCGCCGATGGTGAGCGAAGCGGCAGCTTCGCGAACGGTCACTGGGTCGGCCCGTTCGTCTACGAGATCGACTACGATCCCGACCTGCGCTGCCTGAAAGAGGAGTGTTTCGGCCCCCACGTCGCCCTGCTGAAGTACTCGGGTGGCATGGATCGCGCGCTGGAGATCCACAACGACACGAACTACGGGCTGGCCGGCGCGATCATCTCCGAGGACTACCGGAAGATCCACCGGTTCCGAGACGAGGCGGAGATCGGGCTGGCGTACGCGAACCTGCCCTGCATCGGCGCCGAGGTCCACCTGCCGTTCGGCGGCGTGAAGCAGTCCGGCAACGGCTATCCCTCCGCGCGCGAAGTCATCGAAGCCGTCACCGAGCGCACCGCCTTCACCCTCAACAACTCGACGGACATCGAGATGGCCCAGGGGCTGTCGGCCGACATCACGACCGGGGACGACTGA
- a CDS encoding helix-turn-helix domain-containing protein, producing the protein MNVSGPLHGTRLTLDLWHPNCWAIESTDRVGGGILAHAIYTAPTTEGESVNGLFTAFGETTTEVETLLEEICESPLAGEVLELQERFGRRQPSSLPGNVVTEFFLEYDPQDMLCPTLLEYGFVHSAPVRIEDGREYWEVCFAGDRDEIETAIDGVRADSGAEVSVETITSTPAGESERKRRMDALTGTQRRVFELARKRGYYQWPRGVSTRELASELDISKTTLLDHLRKAESKLLDPDGVGPA; encoded by the coding sequence ATGAACGTGAGTGGGCCACTCCACGGCACGCGGCTGACGCTGGATCTGTGGCATCCGAACTGCTGGGCGATCGAATCGACCGACCGAGTCGGCGGGGGCATCCTCGCACACGCGATATACACGGCGCCGACGACCGAGGGGGAATCGGTCAACGGCCTGTTCACCGCGTTCGGAGAGACGACCACCGAAGTCGAGACGCTGCTGGAGGAGATCTGCGAGTCGCCGCTGGCGGGCGAGGTACTGGAACTCCAGGAACGGTTCGGGCGCAGACAGCCCTCGTCGCTTCCGGGAAACGTCGTCACGGAGTTCTTCCTCGAGTACGACCCCCAGGACATGCTCTGTCCGACGCTGCTCGAGTACGGCTTCGTCCACAGCGCGCCCGTCCGAATCGAGGACGGTCGGGAGTACTGGGAAGTCTGTTTCGCCGGCGATCGGGACGAAATCGAGACCGCGATCGACGGCGTTCGCGCCGACAGCGGCGCCGAAGTCTCGGTCGAAACCATCACGAGCACGCCTGCGGGGGAATCCGAGCGCAAGCGGCGAATGGATGCGCTCACCGGCACCCAGCGCCGGGTGTTCGAACTCGCGCGCAAACGGGGGTACTACCAGTGGCCCCGCGGCGTCTCGACCCGCGAACTCGCGAGCGAACTCGACATCTCCAAGACGACGCTGCTCGACCACCTGCGAAAGGCCGAGTCGAAACTCCTCGATCCCGACGGCGTCGGCCCCGCGTGA
- a CDS encoding proline dehydrogenase family protein, translating to MLLPVANDFVAAEDQAGALSHVETLNGDGVAGILNLLGEHYDDPAEAAADADAYVELIEAIDRNDLDCCVSVKPSQIGLDLGDDVFLSHLDRIVEAGTERDVFVWIDMEDHTTTDVTLDAFVHHARKTDGNVGVCVQANLKRTREDAERLAGVPGKVRFVKGAYDEPASVAYKKKERVNEAYRDLLAVAFETFDGGIAVGSHDPEVIEYVERLAAEHDASFEFQLLMGVREDAQRDLAADHDVYQYVPYGPKWLSYFYRRVRERKENALFALRAVLS from the coding sequence ATGCTCCTTCCAGTCGCGAACGATTTCGTCGCCGCCGAGGACCAGGCGGGGGCGCTGTCGCACGTCGAAACCCTCAACGGGGACGGCGTCGCGGGAATTCTGAACCTGCTCGGCGAACACTACGACGATCCGGCCGAGGCTGCCGCCGACGCCGACGCCTACGTCGAACTGATCGAAGCGATCGATAGGAACGATCTCGACTGTTGCGTCTCGGTGAAACCCTCGCAGATCGGTCTCGACCTCGGCGACGACGTCTTCCTGTCCCACCTCGATCGGATCGTCGAGGCGGGGACCGAACGCGACGTTTTCGTCTGGATCGACATGGAAGACCACACGACGACGGACGTCACGCTCGACGCGTTCGTACACCACGCGCGCAAGACCGACGGAAACGTCGGCGTCTGCGTCCAGGCGAACCTGAAGCGAACGCGTGAGGACGCCGAGCGACTGGCGGGCGTCCCCGGGAAGGTACGGTTCGTCAAGGGCGCGTACGACGAACCGGCGAGCGTCGCGTACAAGAAGAAAGAACGGGTGAACGAGGCCTACCGCGACCTGCTCGCGGTCGCCTTCGAGACGTTCGACGGCGGCATCGCCGTCGGCAGCCACGATCCCGAGGTGATCGAGTACGTCGAGCGACTCGCCGCGGAGCACGACGCTTCCTTCGAGTTTCAGCTACTCATGGGCGTTCGCGAGGACGCCCAGCGCGACCTCGCCGCGGACCACGACGTGTACCAGTACGTCCCGTACGGGCCGAAGTGGCTGTCCTACTTCTACCGCCGAGTGCGCGAACGCAAGGAGAACGCCCTGTTCGCCCTTCGAGCCGTGCTGAGCTAG